A stretch of Planococcus citri chromosome 5, ihPlaCitr1.1, whole genome shotgun sequence DNA encodes these proteins:
- the LOC135848396 gene encoding uncharacterized protein K02A2.6-like produces MDAQTAAAILQSLTEQSKALTNAVARLAESSVTTSDVLNTTTSGGSNSSAPIVRLDKYDEQNESFENFVSRLEVYFNAYHTATDKKASTLLNSLSPKMFALVKNLVYPEDIKTASYATLKKLIEDKVCPKRLKIPARHAFLNRKQREGESVSDYITELRKLAVDCKYANEFLNEMLRDVFVSGLRSKPILDRLFEEDDIPLDKTLSIAQAIERALASTNEILSPAVSDAPVHKLQNQNQNRSRFKKKTYSSDNGGQFQSATTTQCIRCGLNNHTAANCMKKNLRCNFCKAQGHVAEVCFKKKRAAETKPADESTSTKTNSNAKPKGVKFVSKYNDVSDDDDYNVLTLPVRTVHSCSVQDDESPVMINVKINDNPTEMEVDCGSLRSIMSKSIFCSLGGNLSTLQPTNDVFKDYTGHVFHPIGVARVPVKYNDKSTKLTLHVINENLPALLGRDGMRELEIYLSNIHSVQRSDLPTPVAQRLEALLEKYSCVFEPTIGEIKDHVESLHFKPDAEPKFLKARPVPIALRSKIEDELDRLVANGVLEKVETSEWASPIVPVVKKNAVRITGDYSGTVNPQIFIDQYPFPGYDEITTQMSNEEGSEVHSSVLDVYSAFLHMPTDEKTSNALVINTHHGLYRPKRIFFGVGSAPAKFQKWMDGKFRRKGRVVVHDDIHLSAASIKEHFRLLEDTLRICKEANLRLNRSKCRFFERKVKFVGYTIDANGVHETDDKVLAVLNVPAPTNPTEVKSFLGLVGFYSKFVPHLATIAAPLHRLTRQSEDFIWTDECEQSFQHVKQEIASERVLTRYDLKKPIVLSVDASPVGLGAVIAHSINGEERPIEFASRTLTDTERKYTQLDKEALAIKWAVTKFFNYLYGQRFVLYTDSEPLTHIFGPHRKKLPALSATRMMHYALYLQQFVFDIKYRRSEKNGNADALSRLPLPASSDDLFASKDDIAVFHVSQMDKLPVTKRELAKATVKDPETRSILDGLRAGKIYNSPYTCEGDVLFMGMRVYVPSALRSSVLQELHKGHIGASKMKSLARSHVYWPKIDKDIENITKKCQSCVENASDPKKTSHYSWEPASAPMERVHIDFATINGKILFLIVDAFSKWVEVDIVPSTSSKSAISSLESFFTTFGIAQTVVSDNGTAFTSSEFKEFAENVGFCHKTSAPFHPATNGQVERFVATVKNSLKRLPGTDLQQKLNEALFAIRRAPHTTTGISPAKRFLGRELNSPLNLSAVAKAKSKPTPISRPPVSFSEGERVAARNYSRHQGKKWLIGKIVSKDGEVNYTVSVNDSLHRFHVDQLRKIDQNISPTGIVPKFFPAERSESPEPPQDPGESPVPQREPREPPKSPPPVVRRSKPPVVRKSKPSVIRKSSRSRRQPNRLNL; encoded by the coding sequence ATGGATGCCCAGACGGCTGCAGCGATTCTACAATCGCTCACCGAACAGAGCAAAGCTCTAACAAATGCTGTGGCAAGATTAGCCGAATCTTCCGTTACCACCAGCGATGTTTTGAACACCACTACGTCAGGTGGCAGCAATTCTTCAGCTCCGATCGTCCGACTAGACAAGTATGATGAACAAAACGAAAGCTTCGAGAATTTTGTCTCTAGACTAGAAGTGTATTTCAACGCTTATCATACGGCAACTGACAAGAAAGCTTCAACCTTGTTGAACTCACTGTCACCGAAGATGTTCGCTTTGGTAAAAAATCTAGTCTATCCAGAGGACATTAAAACGGCATCATACGCTACCTTGAAAAAACTCATCGAAGATAAGGTCTGCCctaaacgacttaaaattccaGCTCGACACGCGTTCTTAAACCGCAAGCAACGTGAAGGTGAATCTGTATCCGACTACATCACCGAGCTGAGAAAATTAGCTGTTGACTGTAAGTACGCCaacgaatttttaaacgaaatgcTACGCGATGTATTCGTCAGTGGACTACGTTCAAAACCTATCCTTGATCGTCTTTTCGAAGAAGATGATATTCCGCTTGACAAAACCTTGAGTATCGCTCAAGCGATTGAACGTGCGTTAGCTAGTACCAACGAAATTCTCTCACCGGCAGTATCCGATGCTCCAGTTCATAAGTTACAAAATCAAAACCAGAACCGCAGTCGTTTCAAGAAGAAAACGTATTCGTCTGACAACGGTGGTCAATTTCAAAGTGCGACAACTACTCAGTGTATTCGTTGTGGTTTGAATAATCATACTGCGGCTAATTGTATGAAGAAGAATTTACGTTGTAATTTCTGCAAAGCTCAAGGTCATGTCGCcgaagtttgttttaaaaagaaacGCGCCGCTGAAACGAAACCAGCCGATGAGTCTACGTCTACGAAAACAAACTCCAACGCCAAACCGAAAGGTGTGAAATTTGTTTCGAAGTACAACGACGTTAGCGACGATGACGATTACAACGTTTTGACCTTACCTGTTCGAACTGTTCATTCGTGCTCCGTGCAAGATGACGAGTCTCCAGTTATGATCAACGTTAAAATCAACGATAATCCGACCGAAATGGAAGTAGATTGCGGTAGTCTTCGTTCGATTATGAGTAAATCGATTTTCTGCAGTCTTGGTGGCAATTTATCTACGTTACAGCCGACCAACGACGTTTTCAAAGACTATACCGGTCACGTCTTTCATCCAATCGGTGTCGCTCGTGTTCCAGTTAAATACAACGACAAATCTACGAAGCTGACTCTCCACGTTATCAACGAAAACTTACCTGCTCTTCTTGGTCGAGACGGTATGCGAGAGTTGGAAATTTATCTCAGCAATATTCATTCCGTTCAGCGCTCCGATCTACCTACACCAGTGGCCCAACGATTAGAAGCCCTGTTAGAAAAGTATTCGTGCGTTTTTGAGCCTACCATCGGTGAAATTAAAGACCACGTCGAATCGTTACACTTCAAACCAGACGCTGAACCAAAATTCCTGAAAGCTCGACCCGTACCGATCGCTCTACGGTCCAAAATTGAGGACGAGTTAGATCGTTTAGTCGCCAACGGAGttctcgaaaaagttgaaaccagTGAATGGGCCTCGCCGATCGTACCAGTCGTTAAAAAGAACGCTGTTCGCATTACAGGTGATTATAGTGGAACCGTTAATCCACAAATATTCATCGACCAATACCCGTTTCCTGGCTACGACGAAATTACAACGCAAATGTCCAACGAAGAAGGCTCCGAAGTCCACTCGTCAGTACTCGATGTTTATTCGGCATTTCTGCACATGCCAACTGACGAAAAGACAAGCAACGCTCTCGTTATCAACACGCACCACGGACTGTATCGCCCGAAACGCATTTTCTTCGGCGTGGGCTCAGCTCCGGCAAAGTTCCAAAAATGGATGGATGGAAAATTCCGCCGTAAAGGTCGCGTAGTTGTGCACGACGATATTCATCTCTCAGCAGCCAGCATCAAAGAACATTTTCGTCTGTTGGAAGACACTCTTCGAATCTGCAAAGAAGCTAATTTACGCTTGAACCGTTCGAAATGCCGTTTCTTTGAACGCAAAGTAAAGTTTGTTGGATACACGATCGACGCGAATGGAGTTCACGAGACCGACGATAAAGTTTTAGCAGTTCTCAACGTTCCTGCACCCACCAACCCAACGGAGGTGAAATCGTTTCTTGGTCTCGTCGGTTTTTACTCGAAGTTTGTCCCTCATCTGGCGACAATAGCAGCTCCGTTACATCGTTTAACCCGTCAAAGCGAAGATTTCATCTGGACAGACGAATGCGAACAAAGTTTCCAGCACGTTAAACAAGAAATCGCGTCAGAACGTGTACTCACTCGCTACGATCTGAAAAAACCAATCGTTTTGTCCGTCGACGCCAGTCCAGTTGGACTTGGTGCAGTAATCGCTCATTCTATCAACGGCGAAGAACGTCCCATCGAATTCGCTTCACGTACGCTTACTGATACCGAGCGAAAGTATACCCAACTCGACAAAGAGGCACTTGCGATTAAATGGGCCGTCACCAAGTTTTTCAACTATCTGTACGGACAACGGTTCGTTTTATACACCGATTCAGAGCCCTTGACTCATATTTTTGGGCCTCACCGAAAGAAGTTGCCAGCGCTTAGCGCTACTCGTATGATGCATTACGCATTATACCTTCAACAGTTCGTTTTCGATATCAAGTACAGACGCTCAGAGAAGAATGGTAACGCTGATGCCCTCTCCAGATTACCTCTTCCTGCTTCATCCGATGATCTGTTCGCGAGCAAAGACGACATCGCAGTTTTCCATGTTTCACAGATGGACAAATTACCTGTTACGAAACGCGAACTCGCGAAAGCTACGGTTAAAGATCCGGAAACACGTTCCATTCTCGATGGTCTACGCGCAGGAAAAATCTACAACTCGCCTTACACCTGTGAAGGTGACGTTTTATTCATGGGTATGCGCGTCTACGTTCCGTCTGCTCTGCGCTCATCGGTTCTTCAAGAACTTCATAAAGGCCACATCGGCGCATCGAAAATGAAATCGCTCGCTCGATCTCACGTATATTGGCCTAAAATCGACAAAGACATCGAAAACATCACGAAGAAATGCCAATCTTGCGTCGAAAATGCAAGTGACCCGAAGAAGACTTCTCATTATTCGTGGGAACCAGCGTCTGCGCCTATGGAGCGCGTTCATATTGATTTTGCGACCATCAACggtaaaattctatttttgatcGTTGATGCATTCTCGAAGTGGGTCGAAGTTGATATCGTCCCCTCTACGTCATCGAAGTCTGCGATATCAAGCTTGGAATCGTTTTTCACCACGTTTGGTATTGCTCAAACAGTAGTCTCCGATAACGGAACGGCGTTTACAAGTTCCGAGTTCAAGGAATTCGCAGAGAATGTCGGTTTCTGCCATAAAACGAGTGCTCCGTTTCACCCAGCAACCAATGGCCAAGTCGAACGTTTTGTGGCCACtgtaaaaaattcgttgaaaaggTTGCCTGGCACCGATTTGCAGCAGAAGCTGAATGAAGCGTTATTTGCGATCCGCCGAGCTCCGCATACAACAACGGGAATTTCTCCAGCCAAACGCTTCTTGGGCCGTGAGCTAAATTCTCCGTTAAATTTATCCGCCGTTGCCAAGGCAAAGTCGAAGCCAACGCCGATCTCTCGACCTCCAGTCTCGTTTTCCGAGGGGGAAAGAGTAGCGGCTCGTAATTATTCTCGTCACCAAGGGAAAAAGTGGCTGATTGGAAAAATCGTCAGTAAAGACGGCGAAGTTAATTACACGGTATCAGTTAACGATTCGCTTCATCGATTTCATGTCGACCAACTGAGAAAGATCGATCAAAACATATCGCCGACAGGAATCGTTCCTAAATTTTTCCCAGCCGAACGAAGCGAGTCGCCGGAACCTCCACAAGATCCAGGAGAATCGCCGGTACCTCAGCGAGAACCTAGAGAACCGCCGAAATCGCCACCGCCTGTCGTCAGAAGATCAAAGCCGCCTGTCGTCAGAAAATCGAAGCCGTCTGTCATCAGGAAATCATCGCGATCTCGACGCCAGCCTAATCGATTAAACCTCTAG
- the LOC135847198 gene encoding uncharacterized protein LOC135847198 has product MLEQEDIIAHLDNHLKPWLDGTAILKAEYLTKVGVKKKSPLHIIGLCRQVSKPAEAPHRIDFKFNTKKPGKYAILKGNCSCTGGASGKCKHSTALLQFLMKVPASELEALSCTDDVCQWIKGSSEPDSKPIEIVPVSKFCHFYKPIAAAPAIPNFFNSPEFKMIMEGAGKNSSFFKHHAGRKQATKEEYRLSSQNNMTNVRMLLTHKDPSFPSDDFNMECIGSISPEQSNFYHNNVILDEEKALRICIHTVNQAKSDKWLKERKLRITASRCYELYTYFMNSDVQGTANWKQKHKNLFKTTVQTNDMEYGKTHEETALQIYEKLTECKITRLGLTININVPYLGFSPDRIVFDDEITLLEVKCPRLGKTLSITKMLDKLDYVEKLDSGYSLKKNHPYYGQVQLALCLSGIKKGHFIIYNEFETNVFVIDVLYDEQFCKTLVGTLTIIYFEYLLCFICASN; this is encoded by the exons atgctggaacAAGAAGATATAATTGCTCATTTGGACAATCACTTAAAACCGTGGTTGGACGGCACTGCAATTTTAAAGGCTGAGTACTTGACCAAAGTTggtgtgaaaaagaaaagcccCCTGCATATCATTGGATTATGCCGGCAAGTATCAAAGCCAGCAGAAGCTCCCCATCGCATTGACTTCAAATTCAACACCAAAAAACCtggaaaatatgcaattttaaagggaaactgtagCTGTACAGGTGGTGCTAGCGGCAAGTGTAAACATAGTACTGCGTTGTTACAGTTTTTAATGAA AGTACCGGCAAGTGAATTAGAAGCACTAAGCTGTACAGACGATGTATGTCAGTGGATCAAGGGTAGCAGTGAGCCAGACAGTAAACCAATAGAGATTGTGCCAGTTAgtaaattttgccatttttataaACCGATTGCCGCAGCTCCGGCaatcccaaattttttcaacagtccTGAATTCAAAATGATTATGGAAG GTGctggtaaaaattcatcatttttcaagcaTCATGCTGGTAGAAAACAAGCAACCAAGGAAGAATATCGTCTGTCATCTCAAAATAATATGACTAATGTTCGTATGCTGCTTACTCATAAGGACCCAAGTTTCCCCTCTGATGATTTCAATATGGAATGCATCGGCAGTATTTCACCGGAGCAAAGTAATTTCTATCACAACAATGTTATACTTGATGAAGAGAAGGCTCTTAGAATATGTATCCATACAGTGAACCAGGCAAAAAGTGATAAATGGCTAAAAGAAAGAAAG CTTAGAATTACGGCATCGAGGTGCTACGAGCTGTACACGTATTTCATGAATTCTGATGTACAAGGAACTGCAAACTggaaacaaaaacacaaaaacctGTTCAAAACCACAGTTCAAACAAACGACATGGAGTATGGAAA GACTCATGAAGAAACTGCgcttcaaatttatgaaaaactaACGGAATGCAAAATTACAAGGCTAGGATTGACAATCAATATCAACGTTCCCTATCTTGGATTTTCTCCTGACAGAATTGTTTTCGACGACGAGATTACTTTACTGGAAGTGAAGTGTCCGAGATTAGGAAAAACATTATCAATTACCAAAATGCTTGATAAATTGGATTATGTGGAGAAACTTGACAGCGGATACTCCTTAAAAAAGAATCATCCGTATTATGGCCAAGTTCAACTGGCTTTATGCCTCAGTGGTataaaaaaaggtcatttcattatttataaCGAATTTGAAACAAACGTTTTTGTTATTGACGTGTTATATGATGAACAGTTTTGCAAAACTTTAGTTGGCACACTGactataatttattttgaataccTTTTATGTTTTATATGCGCTAgcaattaa